A genomic segment from Pelobates fuscus isolate aPelFus1 chromosome 7, aPelFus1.pri, whole genome shotgun sequence encodes:
- the LOC134568623 gene encoding cyclin-T2-like produces the protein MEDYGSLKDHWLFSQQQLDNTPSRQCGVTTDKELLFRQEAASLIQDLGQRLDMSQLTINTAVVYMHRFYMQQSFTKYHRYDISSAALVVAAKALSKQQKTEDVLKMAHAILYSKEPELDPTSQRYLQQEKKLVCLESILTQTLGFQVTVEHPHMHVMKYIQSMEVCNDFALACYLMATSCLHVTTLCLQYKPAVLACLSIHMACKWSRCEMPVSTKGKLWWQCVDQSVSPELLEQLSDEFLHIYQKTPNALRRFRQWRPKKVSTKPKSGWTIGKFLLIPLLANKPVTGIPAKADFPKAASSAFRTPVHENAGKPSIQIASNLDKIATSGTKQVNNPKPKNYFATDFKNAIKYFSGSYHGENFVKAEYAHKTAEKQQILPPSVTFHRISLEKYRERAKQKMANVNARNEHAALHKEPHQNKHNPAPGGSSVKSTHELIFQLSNSDKDKKESFGEKDTGVPLQSHTSISPVPSSKETLKRKITSPPTDSHSSSNEGSGGKRKHH, from the coding sequence ATGGAAGACTACGGATCTCTCAAAGATCACTGGCTTTTTAGCcaacagcaattggataacaCCCCATCTAGGCAGTGTGGGGTAACTACGGACAAGGAGCTCCTGTTTCGCCAGGAGGCGGCCAGTCTGATTCAGGATCTGGGCCAGCGGCTCGATATGTCCCAGCTCACCATAAACACTGCCGTGGTGTACATGCATAGGTTCTACATGCAGCAATCTTTCACCAAGTACCACCGCTATGACATTTCTTCTGCGGCCTTGGTAGTCGCTGCTAAAGCTTTAAGCAAGCAACAGAAAACAGAAGATGTCCTTAAGATGGCCCATGCCATCCTTTATTCGAAGGAGCCAGAGCTTGACCCCACAAGCCAGAGGTATTTGCAACAGGAGAAGAAGCTAGTGTGTCTGGAAAGCATCTTAACTCAGACTTTGGGCTTTCAGGTCACTGTGGAACATCCCCACATGCATGTGATGAAATATATCCAGTCAATGGAAGTCTGCAACGACTTTGCACTGGCATGCTATCTCATGGCAACCAGCTGCTTGCACGTGACAACTCTCTGCCTTCAATACAAACCCGCGGTACTAGCCTGCCTGAGCATTCACATGGCTTGCAAATGGTCCAGGTGTGAAATGCCAGTATCAACAAAGGGCAAGCTCTGGTGGCAATGTGTGGATCAATCTGTTTCTCCTGAGTTGCTGGAGCAGCTTAGTGATGAATTTCTGCACATATACCAGAAGACTCCAAATGCACTGAGAAGGTTCAGACAGTGGAGGCCTAAGAAGGTTTCAACGAAGCCCAAGTCTGGCTGGACAATTGGCAAATTTCTGCTTATTCCTCTTTTGGCCAATAAGCCTGTCACTGGCATCCCTGCCAAAGCAGATTTTCCCAAAGCAGCCTCCTCAGCCTTTCGTACACCTGTACATGAGAATGCAGGAAAACCATCCATCCAGATAGCTTCTAATCTAGATAAAATTGCAACATCTGGGACGAAACAAGTTAATAATCCCAAGCCAAAAAACTATTTTGCCACAGACtttaaaaacgctataaaatattTCAGCGGGTCTTACCATGGTGAGAACTTTGTTAAGGCAGAGTATGCTCATAAAACAGCTGAAAAACAGCAAATCCTCCCACCTTCAGTGACTTTCCATAGAATATCACTGGAGAAATACAGGGAGAGGGCTAAACAGAAGATGGCCAATGTTAATGCAAGGAATGAGCACGCAGCACTACACAAGGAACCACATCAAAACAAGCACAATCCTGCTCCTGGTGGCAGCTCAGTCAAGTCAACCCATGAACTGATTTTTCAACTTTCAAACTCTGATAAGGATAAAAAGGAATCATTTGGTGAAAAAGACACAGGTGTACCTCTACAGAGCCATACATCCATTTCACCTGTTCCCTCCAGCAAAGAGACCCTGAAAAGGAAAATAACCTCTCCTCCCACTGACAGTCACAGCTCTTCCAATGAAGGTAGTGGCGGCAAACGCAAACATCACTAA